The nucleotide window GTATTATTCTTGGCCTAGTTAATGTTTTTACTGTAATTTGTCGTAATCCAAAACGCCTGGCCAGCATATTAAGATTTGTCGGACAAAAAAGTATTAGATGGCGTGGTATTTCGTTTGCAAACCAAAACTTACCAAACCATCGTCGTCCCAGGGACTTACTGTTTGGCGTTTTTATTACCAGCCTTCCCCCACTTTTTAGGATGCGGGCGATTTCTTTTATAAAGTTGACCGGTTCAGGGATGTGCTCTATAACCTGACGTGTGGTAACTATGTCAAAACTGTTGTCTTTGAATGCTGCGCTGTGTAAATCACCCTGAAATACTTTAAGGCCGGCCTTGTGACAAATATCGACTGCAATTGGGTTAAACTCCACCCCTTCAAACTGCCAGCCAAGGAAATTCATGTCCCTGATAAATTTTCCATTGCCGCAACCAATGTCCAGTCCTTTTCCTTTGCGAATAAACCTGATCTCATCACGGTATAGAAAAAATGAAATTGCTGGAGATATCAGTCTAAACAACATTGGTACATTTAAGTGGGAATAGTTATATTTATAGCGTAAAACTCCGCGTTTGGACCAGCTAAACGGCTTTAAAGGAGGTATATTTGTATAGACATCGTAATCGTCAGGATAATACCTAACAATTTCATCCAGTGACGGCATGGGTTCCTGATATACAGCTGCACAACGGCTGCACTCCATGTATTTATAAATTTCGGGTTTGTTATACAGAAGGTCTCTGCCTTGGAAAGAAAAAAATCCAATAGACTTGCAAAGAGGGCATTTTGATTTCAGGTTGTTTGCTTTTTGTTTTGAATCTTTGTTATTAATTCTATTCATATTGTATTTTTCGATATTTTAAAATTCAGCCAATTTCTAAAAAAATATTTTTGATATTTATTAGGTTTAAGGTTAATAGTTTACGGCTAACAATCACTGAAACCTTTTCCATTCATATTTCGATGCTGGACGTTCAATGTTCATTTTTTTACTAATCTAAATACCCCCACTGGTTATCTTTTTTAATATAGCGAGATATCTCGGCGCCTGAGTCTGAAGGGAGTATTTATCTTGTACCAGTTTTCTACCTGCAAGGCCCATTTTCATTCTTTTATTCGGATGATCAACCAATTGCGAAATTTTATCTGTCCAATCTTCTATGTCATTCGCCCAAAAACCGGTTTTATCAGGAATTGCCAGGTCTTTATTCAAACCCACGGGAGAAACCACAGCGGGGACACCTGCAGCAAGATACTGTACTACTTTGAGGCCGCACTTTCCTCGAGCCCAAAGATCATCTTTAATCGGCATAACGCCCACATCAAAACTTTTCAGATCTTGTTCTACGTCCTCCGGTCTCCATATCTTTTTTATCACTTCAATATTGTTTAAGTCAAAGAAACGGTCACATACAATTTTAAGCTTAATATTTTTATATTTCTTATTCAGTTTTTCCAGAGCCGGGGCTATCGATTTCAGGTAATGAAGATTTCCCGAAGTACCAATCCATCCAATAATGAAATCTTTTTTTGTTGTATCATAATTTTTTATGCTGTACTCCTTTAAATCAACAATGGTGGGTATCACATAAATTTTTTCCGGTGAAATAAATTTCGCCGCTTCATTTTTTAGATAAGTGTTTCCCGCAATAACTCCGTCAACCGCTATCATCATGGCTTTAAATTTTTTCATTTTGCTCCATGAATGATGATTTCCGTGGCGTGAAGAACGGTACATGATAGCGTCATCAAAATCGAATATCATCTTTTTTGCAAAATGCCTGACAAAAAAAAGATCGATAGGTGAAAGCAATTTTCTTTGAACAATCACCATATCAAAATTAGAAAGATGTTTAAAATTCCGGTACCGCGAAATCATATCTTCTGATACGCGAACAAGTTCTACTTCGACGCCGTGTTTTTTAAAAAATGGGATAAATTCTTTAACGCGGAATCTCCCCTGAAAACTTTTATGCATTAAAAAGGCTAGTTGTTTCATCTTATTATCGCAGAAAGCAAATACCGATATGGCCTTGTACTGTATGGATATCTTTTTATCGCTGATAAAAATTGTTTTTTTCCTTCTTCTTTATTCCCTGCCATAACATATCTTCTTCCCAGGGAAATTTCTAAACCTGAAATCCTCTTGTTGTACTTGCTTTTAGAAATTTTGTCTGGATCATACTGCTTTTGCAGTACCTCTTTTGCTGTATTTCTTAAATCGATTTTGTCATTACTTAGGCGGGTCTTACATTTCCTAATCCATGCCAAGGGGGATTTTATATGAGCTAAAGAAAAGCTACGGGATATTCGAAGCCACATATCGTAATCCTCAGCTCTTATATAGTTTTCATTAAAACCACCAATCTCATCAAAAACACTCTTTTTAATTATTGCAGTAGAAGTATGGATAAAGCTTTTCATAAAAAGCTTTGCATAAAGATCTCCAAAAAGCCAATTCGGCTCTTTAATTTTTATATCATGCTTTATACGAACATTTTCTGATGAGACCATGGAAATTTCAGGATGTGTTTTCAAGAACTCCATCTGAATCTTCAATTTTTCCGGATGCCACATATCGTCATCATCAAGAAAAGCGATAAAATTTCCTATTGCTTTTGAAATGCCTATATTTCTTTGGGCGGAGGCTCCTGATATTTTTGTTTCTATAAATCTAATCGGTTTGGG belongs to Thermodesulfobacteriota bacterium and includes:
- a CDS encoding class I SAM-dependent methyltransferase; translation: MNRINNKDSKQKANNLKSKCPLCKSIGFFSFQGRDLLYNKPEIYKYMECSRCAAVYQEPMPSLDEIVRYYPDDYDVYTNIPPLKPFSWSKRGVLRYKYNYSHLNVPMLFRLISPAISFFLYRDEIRFIRKGKGLDIGCGNGKFIRDMNFLGWQFEGVEFNPIAVDICHKAGLKVFQGDLHSAAFKDNSFDIVTTRQVIEHIPEPVNFIKEIARILKSGGRLVIKTPNSKSLGRRWFGKFWFANEIPRHLILFCPTNLNMLARRFGLRQITVKTLTRPRII
- a CDS encoding glycosyltransferase family 4 protein, which translates into the protein MKQLAFLMHKSFQGRFRVKEFIPFFKKHGVEVELVRVSEDMISRYRNFKHLSNFDMVIVQRKLLSPIDLFFVRHFAKKMIFDFDDAIMYRSSRHGNHHSWSKMKKFKAMMIAVDGVIAGNTYLKNEAAKFISPEKIYVIPTIVDLKEYSIKNYDTTKKDFIIGWIGTSGNLHYLKSIAPALEKLNKKYKNIKLKIVCDRFFDLNNIEVIKKIWRPEDVEQDLKSFDVGVMPIKDDLWARGKCGLKVVQYLAAGVPAVVSPVGLNKDLAIPDKTGFWANDIEDWTDKISQLVDHPNKRMKMGLAGRKLVQDKYSLQTQAPRYLAILKKITSGGI
- a CDS encoding glycosyltransferase; the protein is MIKNTVSVIIPTLNRRYFLLEAIDSIFSQTLLPDEVIVVDCGSKDNTKDAVYEYPKPIRFIETKISGASAQRNIGISKAIGNFIAFLDDDDMWHPEKLKIQMEFLKTHPEISMVSSENVRIKHDIKIKEPNWLFGDLYAKLFMKSFIHTSTAIIKKSVFDEIGGFNENYIRAEDYDMWLRISRSFSLAHIKSPLAWIRKCKTRLSNDKIDLRNTAKEVLQKQYDPDKISKSKYNKRISGLEISLGRRYVMAGNKEEGKKQFLSAIKRYPYSTRPYRYLLSAIIR